The following are from one region of the Blastocatellia bacterium genome:
- a CDS encoding ABC transporter ATP-binding protein yields MQDNILEIKNLSTHFPTRAGVVRAVDDVSFAIPRGSTLALVGESGSGKSVTSLSIMRLIQPPGRVVSGEILFDNQNLLSLDMDAMRRLRGREIAMIFQDPMTSLNPVYTVGDQIAEAVQLHEGLPRKQAWARAVEMMGRVRIPDAERRAADYPFQLSGGMRQRVMIAMALACNPRLLIADEPTTALDVTIQAEILELLRALKDEFKLSMLLITHDLGVVAETADRVAVMYAGRIVEEAPVRELFGAPRHPYTEGLLRSVPRLTDEGIKQRRLQTIEGSVPSLLELPAGCKFAPRCAYVIRECTEAEPALLAAGEAHGARCIRFESVGDDAAMTHPERAGEGLLAAD; encoded by the coding sequence TTGCAAGACAACATCCTCGAAATCAAGAATCTCAGCACGCACTTCCCGACGCGCGCCGGCGTCGTCCGCGCCGTCGATGATGTCAGCTTTGCCATCCCGCGAGGCTCGACCCTGGCGCTGGTCGGCGAATCGGGGAGCGGCAAATCCGTCACCAGCCTTTCTATCATGCGGCTCATCCAGCCGCCGGGCCGCGTCGTCAGCGGCGAGATTCTGTTTGATAATCAGAACCTCTTGTCGCTGGATATGGATGCCATGCGGCGATTGCGCGGGCGCGAGATCGCCATGATCTTTCAAGACCCGATGACCTCGCTCAACCCTGTCTACACGGTCGGCGACCAGATCGCCGAAGCCGTGCAGCTTCACGAGGGCTTGCCGCGCAAGCAGGCATGGGCTCGCGCCGTCGAGATGATGGGCCGCGTCCGCATCCCCGATGCCGAGCGCCGCGCCGCCGATTACCCCTTCCAACTTTCCGGCGGCATGCGGCAGCGCGTGATGATCGCGATGGCGCTGGCCTGCAATCCGCGCTTGCTGATCGCCGACGAGCCGACGACGGCACTCGACGTGACCATTCAGGCAGAGATTCTCGAACTGTTGCGCGCCTTGAAAGACGAATTCAAGCTGTCGATGCTGCTGATCACACATGATCTCGGCGTCGTCGCCGAAACCGCCGACCGCGTCGCGGTGATGTACGCGGGCCGCATTGTCGAAGAAGCACCGGTGCGCGAGCTATTCGGCGCGCCGCGCCACCCTTATACTGAAGGCTTGTTGCGCTCGGTGCCGCGATTGACCGACGAGGGAATCAAGCAACGGCGATTGCAAACGATTGAGGGCTCGGTGCCGAGCCTGCTCGAACTGCCCGCCGGGTGCAAGTTCGCGCCGCGTTGCGCCTATGTCATCCGCGAATGCACGGAAGCCGAGCCGGCTTTGCTCGCGGCGGGCGAGGCGCACGGGGCGCGCTGTATCCGCTTTGAATCGGTCGGCGACGACGCGGCGATGACGCATCCCGAGCGCGCCGGCGAAGGTCTTCTCGCGGCGGATTGA
- a CDS encoding methylmalonyl-CoA mutase family protein — protein MTTKARDEDKATSSGIAMKPVFRPADGEADYERDLNDPGRYPFTRGPYATMYRGKLWTMRQYAGYATAAESNGRFRYLLAQGQTGLSVAFDLPTQMGFDSDHQMARGEVGKVGVAIDTLDDMERLLDQIPLDQVSTSMTINATAAILLGMYVAVAKKQGVAPEKISGTIQNDILKEYIARGTYIYPPRPSLRIVTDIFAYCAREVPRWNTISISGYHIREAGSTAAQEVAFTLADAIAYVQAAIDAGLAVDEFAPRIAFFFNSHNEFLEEVAKFRAARRMWARIMRERFQARDERSLMLRFHAQTAGSSLTAQQPEVNIVRTTIQALAAVLGGAQSLHTNSMDEALGLPTEHAARIALRTQQVIGYESGVADTADALAGSYAIEYLTNEIERLASDYIRKIDDLGGMLTAIESGFVQREIERAAYDYQRAIESGEQVVVGVNRFTMDEKSDVPILRINEALEREQVERLRAVRARRAEAATGEALDLIERAARSDENLMPHIIRAVEAYATLGEISDRLRAVFGEYTGASYE, from the coding sequence ATGACCACCAAAGCGCGCGATGAAGACAAAGCGACCAGTTCCGGCATCGCGATGAAGCCGGTCTTTCGCCCGGCGGACGGCGAGGCTGATTATGAACGCGACCTGAACGATCCGGGCCGCTACCCGTTCACGCGCGGGCCTTATGCGACTATGTATCGCGGCAAGCTCTGGACGATGCGCCAGTATGCCGGCTACGCGACCGCAGCGGAATCGAATGGGCGCTTTCGTTACTTGCTGGCGCAGGGTCAGACAGGGCTGTCTGTGGCGTTCGACCTGCCGACCCAGATGGGCTTCGATTCCGATCACCAGATGGCGCGCGGCGAAGTCGGCAAGGTCGGCGTGGCGATTGATACGCTCGACGACATGGAGCGCTTGCTCGATCAAATCCCGCTCGATCAAGTGTCGACTTCGATGACGATCAACGCGACGGCGGCGATACTGCTCGGCATGTACGTCGCCGTCGCCAAGAAGCAAGGCGTTGCGCCGGAGAAGATTTCAGGGACGATTCAAAACGACATCCTCAAGGAATACATCGCGCGCGGCACTTATATCTATCCGCCGCGCCCTAGCCTGCGCATTGTCACGGACATCTTTGCCTACTGCGCCCGCGAGGTGCCGCGCTGGAACACGATTTCGATTAGCGGCTATCACATTCGCGAAGCCGGCTCGACCGCCGCGCAGGAAGTCGCCTTCACCCTGGCCGACGCGATTGCTTATGTGCAGGCGGCGATTGATGCGGGGTTGGCGGTTGACGAATTCGCGCCGCGCATCGCTTTCTTTTTCAACTCGCATAATGAGTTTCTCGAAGAGGTCGCCAAGTTCCGCGCCGCCCGCCGCATGTGGGCCCGCATCATGCGCGAGCGTTTCCAGGCGCGCGACGAGCGCTCGCTGATGTTGCGCTTTCACGCGCAGACCGCGGGCTCGTCGCTGACGGCGCAGCAGCCCGAAGTCAACATCGTGCGCACGACTATTCAAGCGCTGGCCGCAGTGCTAGGCGGCGCGCAATCGCTGCACACCAACTCGATGGACGAAGCGCTGGGATTGCCGACCGAGCATGCGGCGCGCATTGCGCTGCGCACGCAGCAGGTGATCGGCTATGAATCGGGCGTCGCCGACACGGCGGACGCGCTCGCCGGCTCGTATGCCATTGAATACCTGACGAACGAGATCGAGCGGCTGGCGTCGGATTACATTCGCAAGATTGATGACCTCGGCGGCATGTTGACGGCGATAGAGAGCGGTTTTGTGCAGCGCGAGATCGAGCGCGCCGCTTATGATTACCAGCGCGCCATCGAATCCGGCGAGCAGGTTGTCGTCGGCGTCAACCGCTTCACGATGGATGAAAAGTCTGATGTCCCCATCCTGCGGATCAATGAAGCGCTGGAGCGCGAGCAGGTCGAGCGCTTGCGAGCCGTGCGCGCCCGGCGCGCTGAAGCGGCGACTGGCGAAGCGCTCGATTTAATCGAGCGGGCGGCGCGCAGCGACGAGAACCTGATGCCGCACATCATCCGCGCCGTCGAAGCCTACGCGACGCTCGGCGAAATCTCCGACCGATTGCGTGCCGTCTTCGGCGAATACACCGGCGCGAGCTATGAGTGA
- a CDS encoding isoprenyl transferase, with protein sequence MSNNVLKNFDGLIASGSRDEFLLRQIHLDHLPRHIAIIMDGNGRWAGRRNQPRVAGHRVGAEAVRATVETTARLGIGYLTLYAFSTENWKRPRLEITALMGLLREFLRKEIRSLKRNNIRFQTIGREAELEPAVRRELAYARRETEANTGTVLTVALNYSGRSELTEACRALVLEYQQSGRNPEEISERDIERHLYTASLPDPDLLIRTSGELRISNFLLWQIAYSEIYVTETLWPDFCRASFFEAIIEYQKRDRRYGGVNAADKAALLAANMK encoded by the coding sequence ATGAGCAACAACGTACTGAAGAACTTTGACGGCCTGATCGCCAGCGGCTCACGCGACGAATTTCTGCTCCGGCAGATTCACCTCGACCATCTCCCCCGACATATCGCCATCATCATGGACGGCAATGGCCGCTGGGCCGGTCGCCGCAATCAGCCGCGCGTCGCCGGCCATCGCGTCGGCGCCGAAGCCGTGCGCGCCACGGTCGAAACCACGGCCCGGCTCGGCATCGGCTACCTGACGCTCTACGCCTTCTCGACGGAAAACTGGAAGCGCCCGCGCCTGGAGATTACGGCGCTCATGGGATTGCTGCGCGAGTTTTTGCGCAAAGAGATTCGCAGCCTCAAGCGGAATAACATTCGCTTTCAGACCATTGGGCGCGAAGCCGAGCTGGAACCGGCGGTGCGCCGCGAACTGGCATACGCGCGGCGTGAGACCGAAGCCAACACCGGCACGGTCTTGACCGTCGCGCTCAACTACAGCGGGCGCTCGGAGTTGACCGAGGCTTGCCGAGCCCTCGTCCTCGAATACCAACAAAGTGGCCGCAATCCCGAAGAGATCAGCGAGCGCGACATCGAGCGGCACCTGTATACGGCGAGCTTGCCCGACCCCGACCTGTTGATCCGAACCAGCGGCGAATTGCGCATCTCGAATTTCCTGCTCTGGCAGATCGCCTATTCCGAGATTTATGTTACCGAAACGCTCTGGCCCGATTTCTGCCGCGCCAGCTTCTTTGAAGCGATCATCGAGTACCAGAAACGCGACCGACGTTACGGCGGCGTCAATGCCGCAGACAAGGCCGCGCTGCTGGCCGCGAATATGAAATAA
- a CDS encoding Yip1 family protein: MSETENQIDTGAPAYAVPQTAPQTPPEEPARMNAMQRLIGALFSPGETFQDINRKPTIIVPIILGMILAVAAGLFFNWKVKPDWDRIFRSQIQRQLDRTGQSIPPEQIEQRVEFSKKLVPIFPLIGAVGTPIAYLFIAGVFALGMMLIQAKTTFKKILSVVSWSYLATALVQTIVTIVVVMVQDQETLNNVDPTQGLNIVPSNAAAFLPAGSSPALMAFAGSLDIFSIWYLILLSIGLAAVAGSRKITAKKTGGMVFGLWLVFVLVKVGWRGLFG; the protein is encoded by the coding sequence ATGAGCGAAACCGAAAACCAGATTGATACGGGCGCGCCCGCTTACGCCGTGCCGCAGACCGCGCCGCAAACGCCACCCGAAGAGCCGGCACGCATGAACGCCATGCAGCGTTTGATCGGAGCCCTCTTTTCGCCCGGCGAGACGTTTCAGGACATCAACCGCAAGCCGACGATTATCGTGCCGATCATCTTAGGCATGATTCTGGCGGTGGCCGCCGGCCTGTTCTTTAACTGGAAGGTGAAACCGGACTGGGACCGCATCTTCCGCTCGCAGATTCAACGGCAGCTTGACCGCACGGGCCAATCTATCCCCCCAGAGCAGATCGAACAGCGCGTCGAGTTTTCGAAAAAGCTGGTGCCGATCTTCCCGCTCATTGGCGCGGTCGGGACGCCAATTGCTTACCTGTTTATCGCCGGCGTCTTTGCTCTCGGCATGATGTTGATTCAGGCAAAGACGACGTTTAAGAAAATCCTTTCGGTCGTTTCCTGGTCTTACCTGGCGACAGCGTTGGTGCAGACCATTGTGACCATTGTCGTCGTGATGGTGCAGGATCAGGAAACGCTCAACAATGTTGATCCGACACAGGGGTTGAACATTGTGCCCTCGAATGCCGCGGCCTTTCTGCCGGCGGGCAGTTCTCCGGCGCTCATGGCTTTCGCCGGCTCGCTCGACATCTTCTCGATCTGGTACCTGATTCTGTTGTCCATTGGCCTGGCTGCCGTCGCCGGTTCCCGGAAGATCACGGCGAAAAAGACCGGCGGCATGGTATTCGGCCTGTGGCTCGTGTTTGTGCTGGTCAAGGTCGGTTGGCGAGGTCTCTTCGGTTGA
- a CDS encoding ABC transporter permease, with product MYKYIEAAHIALTSILSHKLRSFLTLLGVIIGVAVVTAVATVIEGANVYIKEKIATLGSGVFSLQKASITSFGDFQKFIDAWKRNPDLSLEDLAALREQVNLADQIGATDGTAHTIKYGNIVLENVGVNGVTPNMVLLTSVEVEQGRYLSDSDDESHRDVAFIGSEVAEGLFPDSDPIGKEIKVGRETFTVIGVAKKLGSVLGQSQDNFVQVPLNTFIKSFGKRSSNSLRIIVRARKDVPVEKVQDQVRVVMRSRHKLNYNQPDNFSIATDEVTEQLFGAITGTVAAVAFPVVGISLVIGGIVIMNIMLATVTERTREIGIRKSLGATRRDILVQFLVESAMLSGFGGLIGLLIAVTLMMLVGRVVPIPVSVPLWAPVVAIGVSTLTGIFFGLYPANRAARLDPIVALRAD from the coding sequence ATGTACAAGTATATTGAAGCCGCCCACATTGCGCTCACCTCGATCCTGTCGCACAAGCTGCGCTCGTTTCTGACCCTGCTCGGCGTCATCATCGGCGTCGCCGTGGTGACGGCGGTGGCGACGGTCATTGAAGGCGCCAATGTGTATATCAAGGAGAAGATCGCGACGCTCGGGTCGGGCGTCTTCAGCCTGCAAAAAGCCAGCATCACCAGCTTTGGCGATTTTCAGAAGTTCATCGATGCCTGGAAGCGCAACCCCGACCTGTCGCTCGAGGACCTGGCGGCGCTGCGCGAGCAGGTCAACCTGGCCGACCAGATTGGCGCCACCGATGGCACCGCGCACACGATCAAGTATGGCAACATCGTGCTTGAGAACGTCGGCGTCAACGGGGTGACCCCGAACATGGTTCTGCTCACCAGCGTCGAAGTCGAGCAGGGGCGCTACCTGAGCGACTCGGACGACGAGAGCCACCGCGATGTCGCCTTCATCGGCTCGGAGGTCGCCGAGGGCCTCTTCCCCGATAGCGACCCGATTGGCAAAGAGATCAAGGTGGGGCGCGAGACCTTCACGGTCATCGGCGTCGCCAAAAAGCTCGGCTCGGTGCTCGGCCAGTCGCAGGACAATTTCGTGCAGGTGCCGCTCAATACTTTTATCAAGTCTTTCGGCAAGCGCAGCTCGAACAGCTTGCGCATCATCGTCCGCGCCCGCAAGGACGTGCCGGTGGAAAAGGTTCAGGATCAGGTGCGCGTCGTCATGCGCTCGCGTCACAAGCTCAATTACAATCAGCCGGACAACTTCTCGATTGCCACAGACGAAGTGACCGAGCAGCTTTTCGGGGCCATCACTGGCACGGTGGCGGCGGTCGCCTTCCCTGTCGTCGGCATTTCGCTGGTCATCGGCGGCATCGTGATTATGAACATCATGCTGGCGACCGTAACCGAACGGACGCGCGAGATCGGCATTCGCAAATCACTTGGCGCGACGCGGCGCGACATCCTGGTGCAGTTCCTCGTCGAGTCGGCGATGTTGTCAGGCTTTGGCGGGCTGATCGGATTGTTAATCGCCGTGACCTTAATGATGCTGGTCGGGCGGGTCGTGCCGATACCGGTATCGGTGCCGCTGTGGGCGCCGGTGGTGGCCATCGGCGTCTCAACCCTGACCGGCATTTTCTTCGGTCTCTACCCGGCGAACCGCGCCGCCCGGCTTGATCCGATTGTCGCGCTGCGCGCCGACTAG
- a CDS encoding Uma2 family endonuclease: MAIRKSELLYTIEEYLEMERQAEERHEYLDGYVILMSGESIAHGDISANIAGLLHPQLRGTPCRMRIKDTKVRSGPIPRPGSRKGLFSYPDFVVICGEPQFHDKHTDVVLNPTVIIEVLSESTESFDRGEKFERYRIWSPTLSDYLLVSQTRPVIEHLIRQADGGWISYLYTGLEQKLFINSINCELRLSEVYERVVFPPEETDDEEG; the protein is encoded by the coding sequence ATGGCGATCAGAAAATCAGAACTGCTTTACACGATTGAAGAGTACCTGGAGATGGAACGGCAAGCAGAAGAGCGCCATGAATACCTTGATGGCTACGTCATCTTGATGTCGGGTGAAAGCATTGCGCACGGAGACATCTCCGCAAATATAGCAGGACTATTGCACCCGCAACTTAGGGGGACGCCTTGCCGGATGAGAATAAAAGACACCAAAGTCCGCAGCGGCCCGATTCCGCGTCCCGGAAGTAGGAAGGGTTTGTTCTCTTACCCCGATTTTGTTGTTATATGCGGCGAGCCGCAATTCCACGATAAGCATACGGATGTGGTGTTGAACCCGACCGTCATCATTGAAGTGCTTTCAGAATCGACCGAAAGCTTTGATCGTGGTGAGAAGTTTGAACGGTATCGAATATGGAGTCCTACCTTAAGCGATTACTTGTTGGTCTCGCAGACCCGGCCTGTCATCGAGCATTTGATCCGTCAGGCAGATGGTGGTTGGATTTCCTATCTCTATACCGGGTTAGAGCAAAAACTGTTCATCAACTCGATAAATTGTGAGCTGCGCCTGTCGGAGGTGTACGAACGTGTCGTCTTTCCGCCTGAAGAGACGGACGACGAGGAAGGGTAA
- a CDS encoding ABC transporter permease gives MHIQEIGENILMAFDTLRTHKVRSALTMLGVIGGTMTVIAISSFLTGLREFVLEQTKRFGPDIVFVTKWDNIGIRFSRPSQAERMRKDLTIEDANAVAELPSVMAVSPTMIVGSFGPGGTQPVVKYQGSEANRPIIFGVSSNYDIVRNVFIDQGRFFSTAEQQHHGQVAVIGYAIAETLFGSNDPIGKEIDVDGKVYQVIGVMEKAPGGLFGGDPVEDRELLVPFDTMKRDHPEIKDITINARAQPDQFGRMVDQVTELMRRRRGVGNKEPNNFGVSTPGSIFEVIAQFAAVASYIVFPLSAAGLLVGGIGVMNIMLVSVTERTKEIGVRRAIGARKADIIWQFLTEAITLTGIGGLIGIFIGWVVSLGLHQLAPTLPSVIPLWAVLMGFFVSCSIGLIFGIWPAMKAARLDPIEALRYE, from the coding sequence ATGCATATACAAGAGATTGGCGAAAACATTCTGATGGCGTTCGACACGCTGCGGACGCACAAGGTGCGGTCGGCGCTGACGATGCTCGGCGTCATCGGCGGCACGATGACGGTGATTGCCATCTCGTCGTTCCTGACCGGACTGCGCGAGTTCGTGCTTGAGCAGACGAAGCGCTTCGGCCCTGATATCGTCTTTGTCACCAAGTGGGATAACATCGGCATCCGCTTCAGCCGCCCGTCGCAGGCCGAGCGCATGCGCAAGGATTTGACCATCGAGGACGCCAACGCCGTCGCCGAGCTGCCTTCGGTCATGGCCGTCAGTCCGACGATGATCGTCGGCTCGTTCGGGCCGGGCGGCACTCAGCCAGTCGTCAAGTATCAAGGATCGGAAGCCAATCGCCCAATCATCTTCGGCGTTTCTTCAAATTACGACATCGTGCGCAACGTCTTCATCGATCAGGGCCGCTTCTTCAGCACGGCAGAACAACAGCACCATGGGCAGGTGGCAGTCATCGGCTACGCCATCGCGGAGACGCTCTTCGGGTCGAACGACCCGATTGGCAAAGAGATCGATGTGGACGGCAAGGTCTATCAGGTCATCGGCGTGATGGAGAAAGCGCCGGGCGGGCTCTTCGGCGGCGACCCGGTTGAAGACCGCGAGCTGCTCGTCCCCTTCGACACCATGAAGCGCGACCACCCCGAAATCAAGGACATCACGATCAACGCGCGCGCCCAGCCCGACCAGTTCGGTCGCATGGTGGATCAAGTCACCGAGTTGATGCGCCGGCGGCGCGGCGTCGGCAACAAAGAGCCGAACAACTTCGGCGTCTCGACTCCGGGCAGCATCTTTGAAGTCATCGCGCAGTTTGCCGCCGTTGCCAGCTACATCGTCTTTCCGCTGTCGGCTGCCGGGTTGCTGGTGGGCGGCATCGGCGTAATGAACATTATGCTGGTGAGCGTCACCGAGCGCACCAAAGAGATCGGCGTGCGCCGCGCCATCGGGGCGCGCAAGGCGGATATCATCTGGCAATTTCTGACCGAAGCCATCACGCTGACGGGGATTGGCGGGCTGATTGGCATTTTCATCGGCTGGGTCGTCAGCCTTGGACTGCATCAGTTGGCGCCGACCTTGCCATCGGTGATTCCGTTATGGGCAGTCTTGATGGGGTTCTTTGTCTCTTGTTCGATTGGTTTGATTTTTGGCATCTGGCCGGCGATGAAGGCGGCACGGCTCGATCCGATTGAGGCGCTTCGTTACGAGTAG
- a CDS encoding dipeptide ABC transporter ATP-binding protein has protein sequence MQDNNGNLIEVRGLKKYFPAGGGLLGAGGDTVKAVDDVSFTIRRGETFGLVGESGCGKSTTGRCILRLIEPTAGVVNFEGRDLRALDAGDLRHLRREMQIIFQDPYASLNPRMQVGQIIAEPLVIHRAGSGGERRARVSELLERVGLKPEHAARYPHEFSGGQRQRIGIARALALNPKFIVCDEPVSALDVSVQAQIVNLLQDLQEQLGLTYLFISHGLSVVEHISTRVGIMYLGKLVEVAPSEAIFRNPLHPYTRALLSAIPIPDPDARRERLPLAGEIPTAIKPPSGCRFRTRCSIAEPQCAEDDPQLVEVEKDHFVACRLVSGRTGDE, from the coding sequence ATGCAGGATAACAACGGCAACTTAATCGAAGTCCGAGGGCTGAAGAAATACTTCCCGGCGGGCGGCGGCTTGCTTGGCGCAGGCGGCGACACGGTGAAAGCGGTTGACGATGTCAGCTTCACCATCAGGCGCGGCGAAACCTTCGGCCTGGTCGGCGAATCCGGCTGCGGCAAATCAACGACGGGCCGTTGCATCCTGCGCTTGATCGAGCCGACGGCGGGCGTAGTCAACTTTGAAGGGCGCGACCTGCGCGCCTTAGACGCAGGCGACTTGCGCCACTTGCGGCGCGAGATGCAGATCATCTTTCAAGACCCTTACGCCTCGCTCAACCCGCGCATGCAGGTCGGCCAGATCATCGCCGAGCCGCTGGTGATTCATCGCGCCGGCAGCGGCGGCGAGCGCCGCGCGCGCGTCAGCGAGCTGCTTGAGCGCGTCGGCCTGAAGCCGGAGCATGCGGCGCGCTATCCGCATGAGTTTTCCGGCGGCCAGCGGCAGCGCATCGGCATTGCCCGCGCTCTGGCGCTCAACCCGAAATTCATCGTTTGCGACGAGCCGGTCAGCGCCCTCGATGTTTCCGTCCAGGCACAGATCGTCAACCTGCTTCAAGACTTGCAGGAGCAGTTGGGCTTGACCTACCTGTTCATTTCGCACGGGCTGTCGGTGGTCGAGCACATCTCGACGCGCGTCGGCATCATGTACCTGGGCAAACTGGTCGAGGTGGCGCCGAGCGAAGCCATCTTTCGCAACCCGCTTCACCCGTACACGCGTGCGTTGCTCTCGGCCATTCCCATCCCTGACCCCGATGCGCGGCGTGAACGGTTGCCGCTCGCGGGCGAGATTCCGACGGCGATCAAGCCGCCTTCCGGGTGCCGTTTTCGCACTCGCTGCTCGATTGCCGAGCCGCAATGTGCCGAAGACGACCCGCAGCTTGTCGAAGTCGAAAAAGATCATTTCGTCGCCTGCCGCCTGGTCTCAGGCAGGACCGGCGACGAGTGA
- a CDS encoding phosphatidate cytidylyltransferase, whose protein sequence is MKRILTALVGLPILLYTVWSQVPYFFVLLAGVAALLALGEFYNICAKIGNRAQVIPGYVAGVLVLACFVADALAGIAAVLAALVIVSLTIELATAKDLSKTLGAVAVTLMGVIYVVMLAGYLVGVRMITDGLTLPPVPHLAAKLLTMFFAMVMLTDTGAFYTGRSLGRHKLAPRISPGKTIEGAVGGLITAILVGPLCRYTFFPEIPLLHAMLLGAAIGVVGQVGDLAESMLKRGAQVKDSSNLLPGHGGMLDRVDSLLFCAPLLYYYARWFLPKW, encoded by the coding sequence ATGAAACGAATCCTCACGGCGCTGGTCGGGCTCCCTATTCTGCTTTACACCGTCTGGAGCCAGGTCCCTTACTTCTTCGTCCTCCTTGCGGGTGTCGCGGCGCTGCTGGCGCTCGGCGAGTTTTATAACATCTGTGCAAAGATCGGCAATCGGGCGCAGGTGATTCCGGGTTATGTTGCCGGCGTGCTGGTGCTGGCGTGCTTTGTTGCCGATGCGCTGGCCGGAATCGCCGCGGTGCTGGCGGCGCTGGTCATCGTTTCGTTGACGATAGAGCTGGCGACGGCGAAAGACTTGAGCAAGACGCTCGGCGCGGTGGCGGTGACCTTGATGGGCGTGATCTACGTCGTGATGTTGGCCGGCTATCTGGTCGGCGTGCGCATGATCACCGATGGCTTGACGCTGCCGCCGGTGCCGCACCTGGCGGCGAAACTGCTGACGATGTTCTTTGCGATGGTGATGCTCACCGATACCGGCGCGTTTTACACGGGCCGCTCGCTCGGACGCCACAAGCTGGCGCCGCGCATCAGTCCCGGCAAAACGATTGAAGGCGCGGTCGGCGGCCTCATCACGGCAATCCTCGTCGGGCCGCTTTGCCGCTACACCTTCTTTCCTGAGATACCGCTCTTGCATGCGATGCTGTTGGGCGCGGCCATCGGCGTGGTCGGGCAGGTCGGCGATCTCGCTGAGTCAATGCTGAAGCGCGGCGCGCAGGTCAAAGATTCGAGCAACCTGCTGCCCGGTCACGGCGGCATGCTCGACCGCGTTGACAGCCTGCTCTTCTGCGCGCCGCTGCTTTATTACTACGCACGCTGGTTCCTGCCGAAGTGGTAA
- a CDS encoding glycosyltransferase family 87 protein: MTRRLLIALACVVVLASGVYFARQSGTNPHKYENDFNVFYFAASELLAGRDPYQESLHAWTPYLYPPVLAELMMPLAWLPLPAAAYVWFLISLTAAVIAARLSAGLAGLQTSEGAGAASALPTHWATSAARTVVEWVTGSSRRQGLIALLSAVILLRFILDNFKLGQVNLIITALAVAHVYCYATNRRRWSVAALALAMAIKLTPALLLGYHLAKRRWLFAATTALCAAMLIAASFLPFGARATETFGVFFNRTVRNQQGFDLAYGGNQSLRGFVARLTEGMQSAEHPQVSDAPADGSVRQPSSPLTLALAAILLLVALAAAAVARSEMAAAAPFFCCMVMLSPLSWKAHFVILILPVAFVIQRALQASTLAHKRLLFGVLVAVFALSNLTSKNLFGEGFASWADARSLILLAAFIVYATAVWQAAQQFVKLKRERLSEAGYDHQSAR, translated from the coding sequence ATGACCCGCCGCCTTCTCATTGCGCTCGCCTGCGTCGTCGTGCTGGCAAGCGGCGTTTACTTCGCGCGGCAGAGCGGCACGAATCCTCACAAGTACGAAAACGACTTCAATGTATTTTACTTCGCGGCGAGCGAGCTGCTCGCCGGGCGCGACCCGTACCAGGAATCGCTGCATGCCTGGACGCCCTATCTCTATCCGCCGGTGCTGGCCGAGTTGATGATGCCGCTGGCCTGGCTGCCGCTGCCGGCGGCGGCCTACGTCTGGTTTCTCATCAGCCTGACGGCCGCGGTCATTGCGGCGCGGCTGTCCGCGGGCCTTGCTGGCTTGCAAACGAGCGAAGGCGCAGGGGCGGCGAGCGCCTTGCCGACTCATTGGGCGACGAGCGCGGCTCGTACAGTTGTCGAGTGGGTGACTGGCTCATCGCGGCGGCAAGGGCTGATCGCATTGCTTTCTGCCGTGATCCTTTTGCGGTTCATCCTCGATAACTTTAAGCTCGGACAGGTCAACCTCATCATTACGGCGCTGGCGGTCGCGCACGTTTACTGTTATGCGACTAATCGGCGGCGCTGGTCGGTCGCGGCGCTGGCCCTGGCTATGGCAATCAAGCTGACGCCGGCGCTGCTGCTGGGCTATCACCTGGCGAAGCGGCGATGGCTTTTTGCGGCGACCACGGCCCTCTGCGCCGCCATGTTGATCGCGGCCAGCTTCCTGCCTTTCGGAGCGCGCGCTACCGAAACCTTCGGCGTATTTTTCAACCGCACGGTGCGCAATCAGCAAGGCTTCGACCTGGCCTATGGCGGCAACCAATCGCTGCGCGGTTTCGTCGCCCGTTTGACCGAAGGCATGCAATCCGCCGAGCATCCGCAGGTGAGCGACGCGCCTGCGGATGGCTCGGTGCGCCAGCCATCGAGCCCCCTGACGCTGGCGCTGGCAGCGATTCTGCTGCTGGTCGCGCTGGCGGCGGCGGCAGTGGCGCGCAGTGAGATGGCCGCCGCCGCGCCGTTCTTCTGTTGCATGGTGATGCTGTCGCCGCTCAGTTGGAAGGCTCACTTCGTCATCCTGATTCTGCCTGTCGCCTTCGTCATTCAACGCGCGCTTCAAGCCTCAACCCTTGCCCACAAACGTTTGCTGTTCGGCGTGCTGGTCGCCGTCTTTGCGCTGTCGAACCTGACGAGCAAGAATCTCTTTGGTGAAGGCTTTGCGTCGTGGGCCGATGCGCGCTCGCTGATCCTGCTGGCCGCCTTCATCGTTTACGCGACGGCTGTGTGGCAAGCCGCGCAGCAGTTTGTTAAGCTCAAGCGTGAAAGGCTGTCGGAGGCCGGTTATGACCACCAAAGCGCGCGATGA